The nucleotide window CTCGATGCCAGCCCGGATGCCTCCCACTGGAAACAGACCATCTCGCGTTTTTGTCAGAACGTGAAAGAGATCGCCAACCCGCCCGATATCTGGACCGGCAGCAATAGCCCCTCCCAGGAAGCCAGCCGCACCGTTACCCACGCCCTCAATCAGATGATCTCGACCCTCAACGAAATGAACCGGCTGCATTTCCCTGCTTCTGTCTAACGCCGGTACTTCACCCTTTCCACATGTTGTCTGCCGAGCTGTGATAGATCTGTCGTCAGTTCCTGCCTATAATCGTTTCAGCTCGGTTCATGTGGCATAGGTGACTATGGATCTCTCTACCTATCTCTCCCGAATCAACTATTCAGGCGATCGCTCTACTTCGCATGACGCGTTGCGTGCGCTTCATCTTGCGCATGTATTTGCGGTGCCGTTTGAGAATCTGGACGGCTATCGGGGCGTGCCGGTGTCCCTGGAGCCTGCCGATCTGTTCGCCAAGATCGTGACCGCGCGTCGCGGCGGGTACTGTTTCGAGTTGAATGGTCTCTTCAGTCTGCTCCTGGAGGCCATGGGGTTTGAGGTTACGAGGCTGATCGCGCGGGTGCGGTATGGGGCGAAGCCGCCTTATCCGCGAAGCCATCAGGTCCTGCTGGTCAGAGTCGGCGGGGAGCCCTGGCTGGTCGATGTCGGTTTTGGTGGAAACGGATTGCTTGAGCCCATGACGCTGGCCGTGGGGCATGAAGCCCGGCAGTTGGAGGAACGGTTTCGTCTCCTCTCAGGAGAATCGGGAGAGTATCTGTTGCAGGCGTGGATTCATGGTGAGTGGGATAGTCTTTATTCCTTCTCGACTCAGCCTTGTCAGCCGGTCGATTATCACTACGCGAACTATTTCCACTCCCATTCCAGGGACTCGCTGTTCATGCAGCGGCGGGTCTGTACGATTCCGACGAGAGAGGGACGTACAACCTTGGTCGATCAGAGTTTAAGCATCCGGCGAAACGGAAAGAACGAGAAATCAGTAGTCGAGAGTGATGCCGCATACGCCCGTGCGCTTCTCGAGCACTTTGGCATCGTCCTGCCGTAAGCCCGCCGGATCCTACCGGATGATCAACCGCACCAAGCCTACGCAACTCATATAGAGCGCGAGGGAGCCGACCATCGCCGGCCAGAAGCCGAAGCGCGGGACGCCGACGATCATGGACACGACATACACCGTCCAGGGCGGCACGAACCACAGCAGATTCTTTGCGTAGCTGACGATGGCGTCGTTGCCGCCATTCAGATAGATCAGGATGAACGTGGCCCCGGTGATGGCGGGGAAGGTGCTGGCGAAGGCTGCGAGAAATGATCGGCCTTGCGCGCCGAGGTACGTCGACACGCTGACGATGGTGCCGCCTAAGAGAAAATAGAGTACATACTTGCCCAGGTCGTTCACGGACTATCCTCCTCCGGTTCCTTGAAATGCTTCCATCGCCTCCCGCTCCAGCGCGTCGCCCTGACCGGTATACCGTGGCGAGAAATGAAACACAACGAGGTTGCGCACCCGGGCCTTGCGCGCCATGAGACCGGCCTGTCTTGCGGTGAGGTGATACCGGTCGCGGGCCTTCCCGGCGTCGCTGTCCAGGTAGGGGGCTTCGCAGTAGAACACATCGGCTCCGTGCGCAAGGGCGAGGATCTTCGATTCGTTCTCTTTGTCGTAGCGGGCATCGACGACGTAGGCGATCTTTTGTCCCCGCGAGATGGTCAGAAACTGTTCCCGCACGTTCCCTAACACAAACTCCCGCTCTTCGCGGCGATGTTCGTCGAACAGCGTGGCCGTAAATCTATAGTCGTCCGGCTTGCCCTGCCAGATATGCTGTTTGACTTCTTTGAGCCAGGCTCCCACCGGCAAACCCGCCTCATGCAGTTTCTGCTTGTTGACGTTGATGTGGAATTGCTCTTCCAGGCAATACGCGAAGGACGGGATACGATGATTCAGAGCCACGGCCTTCACCGTGAACATCGGATCGTCGAGCACCGTGAAGAGGGGTGCGTCCGC belongs to Nitrospira sp. and includes:
- a CDS encoding arylamine N-acetyltransferase, whose translation is MDLSTYLSRINYSGDRSTSHDALRALHLAHVFAVPFENLDGYRGVPVSLEPADLFAKIVTARRGGYCFELNGLFSLLLEAMGFEVTRLIARVRYGAKPPYPRSHQVLLVRVGGEPWLVDVGFGGNGLLEPMTLAVGHEARQLEERFRLLSGESGEYLLQAWIHGEWDSLYSFSTQPCQPVDYHYANYFHSHSRDSLFMQRRVCTIPTREGRTTLVDQSLSIRRNGKNEKSVVESDAAYARALLEHFGIVLP
- a CDS encoding DUF3147 domain-containing protein, coding for MNDLGKYVLYFLLGGTIVSVSTYLGAQGRSFLAAFASTFPAITGATFILIYLNGGNDAIVSYAKNLLWFVPPWTVYVVSMIVGVPRFGFWPAMVGSLALYMSCVGLVRLIIR